One stretch of Chitinophaga pendula DNA includes these proteins:
- a CDS encoding carbonic anhydrase, which yields MTSYQQLFENNKEWVASKTATDKDFFSKLAREQTPDFLYIGCSDSRVPANDIMGLEAGEVFVHRNVANLVNSIDLNVMSVINYAVRHLKVKHIIVCGHYNCGGVKAAMQPADLGILNPWLRNIRDVYRLHKDELNAIEDEGQRYNRLVELNVQEQCVNVIKTAAVQQSYTANQYPTVHGWVFDLHNGLIKDLQLDFEGILHEIQEIYDLTGKGLFQKDSGK from the coding sequence ATGACATCCTATCAGCAATTATTTGAGAATAACAAGGAATGGGTAGCCAGCAAAACTGCTACTGATAAAGACTTCTTTTCCAAACTGGCCAGGGAGCAAACGCCGGACTTCCTGTATATAGGCTGTAGTGACAGCCGGGTGCCGGCCAATGATATCATGGGTCTGGAAGCCGGAGAGGTTTTTGTACACCGCAATGTGGCCAACCTGGTGAACAGTATTGACCTGAACGTTATGTCAGTGATCAATTACGCAGTGCGGCACCTGAAGGTAAAACACATCATCGTTTGTGGTCATTACAACTGCGGAGGTGTAAAAGCGGCGATGCAACCGGCAGACCTAGGCATCTTAAATCCCTGGCTGCGTAATATCCGGGATGTATATCGCCTGCACAAGGATGAACTGAATGCTATTGAAGATGAAGGACAGCGTTATAACCGCTTGGTGGAGTTGAATGTACAGGAGCAATGTGTAAATGTGATCAAAACTGCTGCCGTACAGCAATCCTATACTGCCAATCAGTATCCTACCGTACATGGTTGGGTATTTGACCTACATAATGGCCTGATTAAAGACCTGCAGCTGGATTTCGAAGGTATCCTGCATGAGATCCAGGAGATCTACGACCTGACGGGTAAAGGATTGTTCCAGAAAGATTCCGGCAAGTAA
- a CDS encoding ABC-F family ATP-binding cassette domain-containing protein, with amino-acid sequence MISVKNVSLSFGKRVLFDEVNINFTKGNCYGVIGANGAGKSTFLKILSGEIEPNKGSVEITTGERMSVLKQNHFEFDEVTVLNTVLMGNRKLWEIAHERDTIYAKADFTEEDGMRAGELEAEYGEMGGYTAESDAGVLLGDLGVKEELHGTLMKEISGSLKVRVLLAQALFGNPDILLLDEPTNDLDVETIGWLENFLADYENIVIVVSHDRHFLDAVCTHVADVDRSKIQIFTGNYSFWYESSQLIARQMADKNKKMEEKRKDLMDFIARFSANASKSKQATSRKKALEKLVIEDIQPSNRKYPGIIFKQLREVGNQILNVEKLQKSIDGRLLFSDVTFSANKGDKIAFLSKDHLALSTFFQVINDEIGADSGKFEWGTTVTKAYLPNDNAEYFQESYNLMDWLRQFVPPHVTDVDEPFLRGFLGKMLFSGDDIMKKTSVLSGGEKVRCMLSRMMLQDPNVVILDEPTNHLDLESIQSFNESMINFKGIVLFTTHDHTFMQSVANRIIEITPKGIIDRLMTFDEYLADDRVRALREEMYGQSVAAV; translated from the coding sequence ATGATCAGTGTTAAAAACGTATCGCTCTCTTTTGGCAAAAGGGTATTATTCGATGAAGTAAATATCAACTTCACCAAAGGCAATTGCTATGGTGTAATAGGTGCCAACGGAGCTGGGAAATCTACTTTTCTGAAGATATTATCTGGTGAAATAGAACCTAATAAAGGATCGGTGGAGATCACCACAGGTGAACGTATGAGCGTACTGAAGCAGAACCACTTCGAATTCGATGAGGTAACCGTGCTTAATACCGTGCTGATGGGTAACCGCAAACTGTGGGAGATCGCTCACGAACGTGATACCATCTACGCTAAAGCCGACTTTACAGAAGAGGATGGTATGCGTGCCGGTGAACTGGAAGCAGAATACGGAGAAATGGGTGGTTATACCGCAGAAAGTGATGCAGGTGTGCTCCTGGGCGACCTCGGCGTGAAAGAAGAACTGCATGGTACCCTCATGAAAGAGATCAGCGGTAGCTTAAAAGTACGCGTACTACTCGCCCAGGCACTCTTCGGTAACCCCGATATACTCCTTCTGGATGAGCCTACCAACGACCTGGACGTAGAAACTATCGGTTGGCTGGAAAACTTCCTCGCCGACTATGAAAATATCGTAATAGTAGTTTCCCACGACCGTCACTTCCTCGATGCTGTTTGTACACACGTAGCCGACGTAGACCGTAGTAAGATCCAGATCTTCACCGGTAACTACTCCTTCTGGTACGAATCCAGCCAGTTGATCGCCCGCCAGATGGCCGATAAGAATAAGAAAATGGAAGAAAAGCGTAAAGACCTGATGGACTTTATCGCCCGGTTTAGCGCCAACGCTTCCAAAAGCAAGCAGGCAACTTCCCGTAAAAAAGCATTGGAAAAACTGGTTATCGAAGACATCCAACCTTCCAACCGCAAATACCCTGGTATTATCTTCAAACAATTACGTGAAGTAGGTAACCAGATCCTGAATGTGGAAAAACTCCAGAAATCTATTGATGGCAGACTCCTTTTCAGCGATGTGACCTTCTCTGCAAACAAAGGCGACAAAATTGCTTTCCTCTCTAAAGACCATCTCGCACTAAGCACCTTCTTCCAGGTGATCAATGACGAAATAGGGGCCGACAGCGGTAAGTTTGAATGGGGGACTACCGTAACCAAAGCATATCTGCCTAACGATAACGCAGAATACTTCCAGGAATCATATAATCTGATGGATTGGCTCCGCCAGTTCGTACCTCCGCATGTAACAGATGTGGATGAACCCTTCCTGCGTGGCTTCCTGGGCAAAATGCTGTTCAGCGGAGACGATATCATGAAGAAAACATCCGTACTGAGCGGTGGAGAAAAAGTACGCTGCATGCTGAGCCGTATGATGCTGCAGGATCCTAATGTAGTGATACTCGATGAACCGACCAACCACCTGGACCTCGAATCCATCCAATCATTCAACGAAAGCATGATCAACTTCAAAGGCATCGTACTGTTCACTACTCATGACCATACCTTCATGCAGTCCGTAGCCAACCGTATCATCGAGATCACGCCTAAAGGGATCATTGATCGCCTGATGACCTTCGACGAATACCTGGCTGATGACCGCGTAAGAGCACTGAGAGAAGAAATGTATGGACAAAGCGTAGCTGCCGTATAA
- a CDS encoding EcsC family protein: MELYQQQISKELRTWQKKMQRDAMLPGKLAKRLQDKINGVIPEKVHRVITAAIKQMTRAVLTGAGFSCPAPVDEPDLLLLETRVREKIDFYKTTAATEGAITGAGGILLGLADFPLFLGLKIKMLFDIAALYGYDMRDYKERLFILYIFQITFSSQQLRNKTYPVIAHWDTYSQALPEDIDSFDWRNFQQEYRDYIDLAKLLQLMPGIGAVVGAVVNHRLTDQLGKSAMNAYRMRRFAAKQIIT; the protein is encoded by the coding sequence ATGGAGCTGTATCAGCAACAAATCAGCAAGGAATTACGGACCTGGCAGAAAAAGATGCAAAGGGACGCCATGTTACCGGGGAAGCTGGCGAAGCGGCTGCAGGATAAGATCAACGGTGTGATCCCAGAAAAGGTGCACCGCGTGATCACCGCTGCGATCAAACAGATGACACGTGCGGTGCTGACGGGGGCGGGGTTCAGTTGTCCGGCCCCTGTTGATGAACCGGATCTGCTGTTATTGGAGACCCGGGTACGGGAAAAAATAGACTTTTACAAAACGACGGCAGCTACGGAAGGGGCTATCACAGGCGCGGGCGGTATCCTGCTAGGATTGGCAGATTTTCCCCTATTCCTGGGGTTAAAGATCAAAATGCTGTTTGACATTGCGGCGCTTTATGGCTATGATATGCGTGACTACAAGGAAAGGCTGTTCATCCTGTATATTTTCCAGATTACGTTCTCCAGTCAGCAGCTGCGTAACAAGACCTACCCGGTGATCGCCCATTGGGATACATATAGCCAGGCATTACCGGAAGATATCGACAGTTTTGACTGGCGGAATTTTCAGCAGGAGTACCGGGATTATATCGACCTGGCCAAATTACTGCAGCTGATGCCTGGTATTGGCGCCGTAGTGGGTGCGGTAGTCAATCACCGCCTGACGGATCAGTTGGGGAAAAGTGCCATGAACGCCTATCGCATGCGGCGGTTTGCAGCCAAACAAATCATTACCTGA
- a CDS encoding response regulator, which yields MEDVNKLVYVVDDDEIFHFIIKKMLGTSDNLVVTSFLCAEDALEQLSGPARQKLPSLIILDMNMQRMNGWDFIEAYRNIKGSIGKQIPIIMCSSSIDVRDMQKVQRTPELMAYITKPLDSSKLKLIEEYLS from the coding sequence ATGGAAGATGTCAATAAATTAGTGTACGTTGTTGACGATGATGAAATTTTTCATTTTATCATCAAGAAAATGCTGGGCACCAGTGATAACCTGGTTGTTACATCTTTCCTCTGTGCAGAGGATGCCTTGGAACAGTTATCGGGGCCTGCCCGTCAAAAGTTACCATCGCTGATCATCCTGGATATGAATATGCAACGCATGAACGGGTGGGATTTTATTGAGGCCTATCGTAACATCAAGGGATCAATTGGCAAACAGATACCTATTATTATGTGTTCATCTTCAATCGATGTCAGGGATATGCAGAAAGTGCAGCGTACACCGGAGCTGATGGCTTATATCACCAAGCCACTTGACAGCAGTAAACTCAAACTTATTGAAGAATATCTTTCTTAA
- the murI gene encoding glutamate racemase has translation MTGPIGVFDSGYGGLTVLKEIVSELPDYDYFYLGDNARAPYGNRSFDTIHAYTLECVQHLFSLGCPLVVLACNTASAKALRTIQQTDLPKLADPSRRVLGVIRPTTEMVGTLTQSGEVGILATQGTVTSSSYPIEIGKFFPEVKVYQQPCPLWVPLIENNEHEQPGADYFVKQYLDQLLATSPDIDTIVLACTHYPLLLKKIKQHLPGGIAVLSQGKIVAHSLKDYLHRHPEMESRLSRNRQRQFMTTDDPVLFGQMAEIFFGQPVTAQKVELQ, from the coding sequence ATGACTGGTCCTATAGGTGTATTTGATTCGGGATATGGCGGGCTGACCGTCCTAAAAGAGATCGTATCGGAATTACCTGATTATGATTATTTCTACCTGGGCGATAATGCGCGGGCGCCTTACGGGAACCGGAGTTTTGACACCATACATGCCTATACGCTGGAATGTGTACAACACCTGTTCAGCCTGGGATGTCCACTGGTCGTACTTGCCTGTAATACAGCCTCTGCGAAAGCGTTGCGCACCATTCAGCAAACGGACCTACCCAAGCTCGCTGATCCATCCAGGCGGGTATTAGGAGTGATCCGGCCCACTACGGAAATGGTGGGTACGCTCACGCAGTCCGGAGAGGTAGGGATACTCGCTACGCAGGGCACCGTTACCTCTTCCTCCTACCCTATCGAGATCGGTAAGTTCTTTCCGGAAGTAAAAGTATACCAGCAACCCTGTCCGCTGTGGGTGCCGCTGATAGAGAACAATGAACATGAGCAACCTGGTGCTGATTATTTTGTAAAACAATATCTCGATCAGCTGTTAGCCACTTCTCCCGATATAGATACTATTGTGTTGGCGTGTACACACTATCCCCTGTTGTTAAAAAAGATCAAGCAACATTTGCCAGGAGGTATTGCGGTGTTATCACAAGGAAAGATCGTCGCACACAGCCTGAAGGATTATTTACATCGTCATCCTGAGATGGAAAGCCGGCTCAGTCGTAACAGGCAGCGACAGTTTATGACCACGGATGATCCTGTCCTGTTTGGCCAGATGGCGGAGATATTTTTTGGTCAGCCGGTAACGGCCCAGAAAGTGGAGCTGCAATAA